In Candidatus Desulfofervidus auxilii, one genomic interval encodes:
- a CDS encoding DUF1634 domain-containing protein translates to MAQEMVITKEIIITEETKPKPPLAAIVYGEIIYWGTLLGAIIATIGTAFAFIAGKNYRDIPQVFSLAWQGNNIATIWNEVIGKLPQGHWYLTKLSSGDGLTMFGIAFGVFAVIPAMFFSGLALLKQKEYLFSALAFIAGLICIVAFLGLIALPS, encoded by the coding sequence ATGGCTCAAGAAATGGTTATAACTAAGGAAATAATCATAACAGAGGAAACCAAACCTAAACCACCACTTGCAGCAATTGTTTATGGAGAGATCATTTATTGGGGGACTTTATTAGGAGCAATAATTGCTACTATTGGTACAGCTTTTGCTTTTATTGCAGGAAAAAACTATAGGGATATACCCCAAGTTTTTTCTCTTGCTTGGCAAGGAAATAATATTGCTACCATATGGAATGAAGTTATAGGAAAATTACCACAAGGACATTGGTATTTAACTAAACTTAGCAGTGGTGATGGATTAACCATGTTTGGTATTGCTTTTGGTGTCTTTGCTGTTATTCCTGCTATGTTTTTTTCTGGTTTAGCACTTTTAAAACAAAAAGAATATCTTTTTTCTGCTTTAGCTTTTATCGCTGGTTTGATATGTATTGTCGCCTTCTTAGGTCTGATTGCTTTACCTTCTTAA
- a CDS encoding sulfite exporter TauE/SafE family protein: MGVLSTLKRARRKAEYLLEVATLAEAGSYEGTGMLEAALLLFLIAISYIAMALFSKVHPTEIMSPSFMLGIIVVSFLLSTGIAIVAVIAGVGGGVLFTPIVLGFTSLDTLLVRATGLVVAMFSGLISTGPFMRKGLADIKIVYFCSIPIVLGAMVGAFSAVYLSAYLGALGDAIVRLALGVTLVFIALMFVFGGAKTEYPEVKHVDSFTKRLRLSGSYWEESLKKLINYQATRGIPGFLLFALVGFTGGFFGLGGGWAVVPVLNFVMAVPLKVSAACSGVLLAIGNAAAIWPYIIYGALLPLFAAPWMLGQVVGGIIGATILVKVKAAFVRYILIGILFLTSIKLIIRGIEGIFGIDLPIF; encoded by the coding sequence ATGGGGGTATTAAGCACATTAAAAAGGGCAAGAAGAAAAGCTGAGTATTTACTTGAAGTTGCTACTCTGGCTGAAGCAGGCTCTTATGAAGGGACTGGTATGTTAGAGGCAGCCTTATTGCTATTTTTGATTGCCATCTCATATATAGCTATGGCTTTATTTTCAAAAGTGCACCCTACAGAAATTATGAGCCCATCATTTATGCTAGGAATAATCGTTGTATCTTTCTTATTAAGCACTGGTATTGCTATAGTGGCTGTTATAGCAGGAGTTGGAGGAGGAGTTTTATTTACTCCTATTGTTTTAGGTTTTACATCACTTGATACACTATTAGTCAGAGCAACAGGACTTGTTGTAGCTATGTTTAGTGGATTAATATCCACAGGCCCATTTATGAGAAAGGGATTAGCTGATATCAAAATTGTATATTTCTGTTCAATTCCCATTGTTCTTGGAGCTATGGTAGGAGCTTTTAGTGCTGTCTATCTTTCAGCATATTTAGGGGCATTAGGCGATGCCATTGTAAGACTCGCATTAGGAGTTACTCTTGTTTTTATTGCTCTTATGTTTGTTTTTGGAGGTGCCAAAACAGAATATCCTGAAGTAAAACATGTAGATAGTTTTACTAAAAGATTAAGACTTAGCGGAAGTTACTGGGAAGAATCATTAAAAAAATTAATAAATTATCAAGCTACAAGAGGCATTCCTGGATTCTTACTTTTTGCTTTAGTAGGATTTACAGGAGGATTTTTTGGACTTGGTGGAGGATGGGCAGTAGTACCTGTTTTAAATTTTGTTATGGCAGTTCCATTAAAAGTATCAGCTGCTTGTAGCGGTGTTTTGCTTGCTATAGGTAATGCTGCTGCTATATGGCCATATATTATATATGGTGCTTTACTCCCTCTTTTTGCTGCACCCTGGATGTTGGGACAGGTTGTTGGTGGAATCATTGGAGCAACTATCTTAGTTAAAGTCAAAGCAGCATTTGTAAGATATATACTTATTGGCATTTTGTTTTTAACAAGCATTAAATTAATAATCCGTGGAATAGAAGGAATATTTGGCATAGATTTACCTATATTTTAA
- the lon gene encoding endopeptidase La: protein MKFFKKSEEKQIPEIEELQKIINETQLPPNVREIAIQELERLSRMSPSTAEFTVGVNYVEYLITLPWYKKTQDNLDINWAEKILNENHYGLKSVKERILEYLAVRKLRLERKYQILVVDDDETARNNLQHILKKEDYEVATASNAIDALRLLETVEFDVILTDLRMKDIDGMELLEKIKCKYPEMQVIMITAYATIPSAVEAIKKGAYHYIAKPFQLEEVRNTVREALERKFLQQEIKGPILCFVGPPGTGKTSLGKSIAQALGRKFIRISLAGMKDEAEIRGHPRTYVAALPGRIIREIRRAGTINPVFMLDEVDKIGQDFKGDPASALLEVLDPEQNASFTDYYLDVPFDLSKVMFITTANITDPIPDPLLDRMEILPFSGYTDEEKEKIAFQFIIPRQIKENGLSKNPPRFTTDAVYKIIREYTYEAGVRSLEREIASICRKIARKIVKNNNISKKDFNIDSQLVEKYLGPRKFYHEVAQAKDRIGVTTGLVWTEVGGDIIFVEATKMKGKRELILTGSLGNVMRESAQAALSYVRSNAELFGIPPDFFDYHDIHIHVPAGAIPKDGPSAGITIALALISLLTGRPARRDVGMSGELTLSGRVLPVAGIREKILAARRAGVKIVILPSKNKVDVEDLPESIRKDLNIILIDKIEDIVDLVLR from the coding sequence ATGAAATTTTTTAAAAAATCTGAAGAAAAACAAATTCCGGAAATAGAAGAATTACAAAAAATTATTAATGAAACTCAATTACCTCCAAATGTTAGAGAGATTGCTATTCAAGAATTAGAAAGACTTTCTAGGATGAGTCCTAGTACAGCAGAATTTACTGTTGGTGTTAACTATGTTGAGTATTTAATTACTCTTCCCTGGTATAAAAAGACCCAAGATAATTTGGATATAAATTGGGCAGAGAAAATCCTTAATGAAAATCATTATGGTTTAAAGAGTGTTAAAGAAAGAATTTTGGAATATTTAGCTGTTAGAAAATTAAGATTAGAAAGGAAATATCAAATACTAGTAGTAGATGATGATGAAACTGCCAGGAATAATTTACAACATATTTTAAAAAAAGAAGATTATGAAGTAGCTACAGCAAGTAATGCTATAGATGCACTTAGGTTGCTTGAAACTGTTGAGTTTGATGTGATCCTTACTGATTTAAGGATGAAAGACATAGATGGCATGGAATTATTAGAAAAAATTAAGTGTAAGTATCCAGAAATGCAAGTTATTATGATTACCGCTTATGCTACAATTCCATCGGCAGTAGAAGCTATTAAAAAAGGGGCTTATCATTATATTGCTAAACCTTTCCAATTGGAGGAAGTCCGAAATACTGTAAGAGAAGCATTAGAAAGAAAATTTTTACAACAAGAGATAAAAGGTCCAATTTTATGTTTTGTAGGCCCACCAGGTACAGGAAAAACTTCATTAGGTAAGTCTATTGCTCAAGCATTAGGGAGAAAATTCATTCGTATTTCACTTGCAGGGATGAAAGATGAGGCGGAAATAAGAGGACATCCACGTACATATGTAGCTGCTCTTCCAGGTAGAATAATTCGTGAAATACGTCGGGCTGGGACTATTAATCCTGTATTTATGTTAGATGAAGTAGATAAAATAGGTCAAGATTTTAAGGGTGATCCAGCTTCTGCTTTGCTAGAAGTCCTTGATCCTGAACAAAATGCTAGCTTTACTGATTATTATTTGGATGTACCATTTGATTTATCAAAAGTCATGTTTATTACTACTGCTAATATTACAGATCCCATTCCAGATCCACTTTTAGATAGAATGGAGATTTTACCTTTTTCAGGATATACAGATGAAGAAAAAGAAAAAATTGCCTTTCAATTTATTATTCCTAGACAAATTAAAGAAAATGGACTGTCTAAAAATCCTCCAAGGTTTACAACTGATGCAGTATATAAAATTATTCGTGAATACACATATGAAGCAGGTGTAAGAAGTCTAGAAAGAGAGATTGCTTCTATTTGTAGAAAAATTGCTAGAAAAATTGTTAAAAACAATAATATCTCTAAAAAGGACTTTAATATAGATTCTCAACTTGTAGAGAAATATCTTGGTCCAAGAAAGTTTTACCATGAAGTGGCACAAGCAAAAGATCGTATAGGAGTGACTACTGGTCTTGTATGGACGGAAGTAGGAGGAGATATTATCTTTGTTGAAGCTACGAAGATGAAAGGGAAAAGAGAACTTATTTTGACAGGTTCATTAGGAAATGTAATGCGTGAATCTGCACAGGCAGCTTTGAGCTATGTTCGTAGCAATGCAGAATTATTTGGGATTCCACCAGATTTTTTTGATTATCATGATATTCATATTCATGTTCCTGCAGGGGCTATACCAAAGGATGGCCCTTCTGCTGGTATAACTATTGCTTTAGCCCTAATTTCTCTTTTAACAGGAAGACCAGCAAGAAGAGATGTAGGAATGAGTGGTGAGTTGACTTTAAGTGGCAGAGTTTTGCCAGTAGCAGGAATTAGAGAAAAAATATTAGCTGCTAGGCGAGCTGGAGTAAAAATTGTAATCTTACCTAGTAAAAATAAGGTTGATGTTGAAGATCTTCCAGAAAGTATACGAAAAGATTTAAATATCATTTTAATAGACAAAATTGAAGATATTGTAGATTTAGTTTTAAGATAA
- the uvrC gene encoding excinuclease ABC subunit UvrC, with protein sequence MELEKSVEQLPHQPGVYLIKDKRGHIIYVGKAKDLQKRVKSYFSRQTSAKVKSMLSQAVQIDYIITPSEKEALILECNLIKTHKPRYNVVLRDDKNYPYLRIDLNEKWPRFVIVRRMQKDGAKYFGPFASAKAVRETLKSMSQLFPLRRCSDFVLMHRKRPCLNYQIGRCVAPCVGYVTEEEYKKLAFQACLFLEGQADGLLETLENEMKKASANLEFERAAFYRDRIFAIKRTLEKQAMVSSDFVNQDIMGYLSWPEKEKKIEVIVLQVRNGYLLGERNYTLSLSMASPKEAFKRFLEQYYYRQDFIPSEIIIPFLPEEKKVWEEWLSEKANGKVNITTPQTEEHKRLLTMAIENLKHHLNTKLMEKSVLFTLKSILNLPQIPKRIECFDISNIQGQFAVASMVVFIDGEPAKDEYRRFKLKQEGFPNDYAMMEEVLSRRFSKNETLPDLLLIDGGKGQLKIAIEVLKKNGLNISVAAIAKGREGEEDKIYLPERKNPLMLKSYSPALRFLKHIRDEAHRFAISYYKKLHRKELLDSALENIPGLGPKRRALLWQHFNSLEEIKNASLETLCKIGLPYSVAKSLKEALT encoded by the coding sequence ATGGAGTTAGAAAAATCTGTTGAACAATTGCCACATCAACCAGGTGTTTATCTTATAAAAGATAAGAGAGGGCATATTATTTATGTTGGCAAGGCAAAAGATTTACAAAAACGAGTAAAAAGCTATTTTTCTCGTCAGACTTCTGCTAAAGTGAAATCCATGTTAAGCCAGGCAGTTCAGATTGATTATATTATTACACCTTCAGAAAAGGAAGCATTGATTCTTGAATGTAATCTCATTAAGACTCATAAGCCTCGTTATAATGTAGTGTTACGAGATGATAAAAATTACCCATATTTAAGAATTGATTTAAATGAAAAATGGCCAAGGTTTGTTATTGTAAGGCGTATGCAAAAGGATGGGGCAAAATATTTTGGCCCATTTGCTTCTGCTAAGGCAGTGAGGGAGACATTAAAATCAATGAGCCAATTATTTCCTTTAAGAAGATGTAGTGATTTTGTTTTAATGCATAGAAAAAGACCTTGTTTAAATTATCAAATTGGTCGTTGTGTTGCACCATGTGTAGGTTATGTGACAGAAGAAGAATATAAAAAGCTTGCTTTTCAAGCCTGTTTATTTTTAGAAGGGCAAGCAGATGGGCTCTTAGAAACTTTGGAAAATGAGATGAAAAAAGCCTCTGCTAATCTTGAATTTGAAAGAGCAGCTTTTTATCGAGATAGAATATTTGCCATCAAACGTACATTAGAAAAACAGGCAATGGTTTCTTCTGACTTTGTTAATCAAGATATAATGGGATATTTGTCTTGGCCAGAAAAAGAGAAAAAGATAGAAGTGATTGTATTGCAAGTAAGAAATGGATATTTGCTTGGGGAGAGAAACTATACTCTTTCCCTTTCTATGGCATCTCCTAAAGAGGCTTTTAAAAGATTTTTAGAACAGTATTATTATCGCCAGGATTTTATTCCTTCTGAAATTATTATTCCTTTTTTGCCAGAAGAAAAAAAGGTTTGGGAGGAATGGTTAAGTGAAAAAGCTAATGGAAAAGTAAATATCACTACTCCTCAAACAGAAGAGCATAAAAGACTTTTGACAATGGCAATAGAAAACCTTAAGCATCACCTTAATACAAAATTGATGGAAAAAAGTGTCCTTTTTACTTTAAAATCTATTTTAAATTTGCCTCAAATACCTAAAAGGATTGAATGTTTTGATATCTCAAATATTCAAGGGCAATTTGCTGTTGCCTCTATGGTTGTTTTTATAGATGGAGAACCAGCAAAGGATGAATATCGTCGTTTTAAATTAAAACAAGAAGGCTTTCCCAATGATTATGCTATGATGGAAGAGGTGTTAAGCAGAAGATTTTCAAAGAATGAGACATTACCAGATTTATTATTAATAGATGGAGGTAAAGGGCAATTAAAAATAGCTATTGAAGTACTTAAAAAAAATGGTCTTAATATATCTGTGGCAGCCATTGCTAAAGGAAGAGAAGGAGAAGAAGATAAAATTTATCTACCAGAAAGGAAAAATCCTTTAATGCTTAAATCATATTCACCTGCTTTAAGATTTTTAAAGCATATTCGAGATGAGGCTCATCGGTTCGCAATTAGCTATTATAAAAAACTTCATAGAAAGGAGTTATTGGACTCTGCACTTGAGAATATTCCTGGTCTTGGTCCAAAGAGAAGGGCTTTGTTATGGCAACATTTTAATTCTTTAGAAGAGATAAAAAATGCCTCTCTTGAAACTCTCTGTAAAATAGGATTACCTTATTCTGTAGCAAAGTCTTTAAAAGAGGCATTAACTTAA